In Streptomyces sp. TLI_146, the genomic stretch TGCGGCAGGCCTGATCCACCGCCTCAACGGCCAGCACGCCGAGCGGATCATCCTGCACCGCTACAGCCGGCTCGCACCCGGCCGCCGGGACGACCGCGCCGACGCCACCCAGCCGGTCCCCGGGAAGCCGGAGCAGCTCGCCGTCCCCGCCCGCCGCGACCAACGGGACGGGGGCCGAGGGCGTCTGCGCCCCCGACGCCGGATCCGGCACATGCCCCGGCACTGACCCACCGGCACCGATCCCGGCACCGACACCCGAGCCGGTCGACCTCGCCCAGACCGGCCGCGCGGTACGCACCGGATCTGCAGCCGGACGGCGACATCCGCGCGATCTCCCGTCTCTTCCCGGCGCTGTGCGTGCTCACACCGGCCCTGTACGCCTTCTCGAACACCTCGGCCGGGTACGCGACGTGCGCTGGCCGACCGCGGACCGCATCACGGCCCGCCGTGCGCGAGGTGCCATCGGGGCGGGACCGTGAGCCGTACGGGAAGCACCGCCCGAACCGGGGTGCCAAATGCGACGTCGATGACGCGGTCAGCGGCGGGCCACCGCAGCGTTGGCCTTTGTCAGTAGCGGGATGAGGACATACGCGGCGACGGGGACGACTATCACAGTGAGGATCAGCGTCCGCACCATGAGCGGCAGGTCGGCGGTGGTCGGGCCGAGCAGGCCGAGTACGGCGGTGATGGTCGGGTAGACGGCCAGCCAGGTGATCACGGCGCGGCGGTGGATGGACGGGGCGGCGGGCGTGGGCGTGGACATGGACATCTCCTGGTCAGGGTGGCTGGAGGCTCGATCTCCAACCGTCGGGTTGGATTCTGACATCCACTCACCTTCATGTCCAACCGCCCGGTTGGGAATGGGTTAAAGTCGTGGCATGGCCTGGGACACAGCACGCACGCGGCAGCTCCTGCTCGACGCGGCGGTCGAGGAGTTCGCCGAGCACGGCCCGCAAGGGGCTCGTGTCGCCCGCGTCGCGACACGTGCGGGCGTCAACAAGGAGCGGATCTACCAGTACTTCGGCAGCAAGGAGAAGCTGTTCGTCGCGGTACTGGAGTCCGAGCTGCAAAAGCTCGCCGCGGCGGTGCCGCTGACCGCTGAACAGGCAGCCGACCTGGGCGACTACGCGGGCCGGGTCTTCGACTACCACCACACGCACCCGCACTTCGTACGGCTGCTGGCGTGGGAGGGCCTGCTCTGCCAGGACCGGGTGGCGGCGGAGTGCGAACGCACCGACCATTACGCCGAGAAGATCGCCACGCTGACCAACGCCCAGCGGAACGGGACGCTGACCGACGCGGTCGACCCGGGCGAGCTGATGCGCGCGGTGATCGCCCTGACCACGTCCTGGTTCACCCTGCCTCAGCTCACCCGCATGCTGATGACTCCCGCCGCCAAGGGCAGTCCCGAGCAGCAGCGCGAGGCGCTGGTCACCCTGGTCCGTCGGCTTACCGCCTGACCCGTACCCCCGGCCGGACCGCCGACCGACCACCACCGGTCACTGATGCACCCGGCCAGCTCGATCCGGCGGCAGCGCGAGGATCCTGAACCGCCCCCGCGCGGCCTCCTGCGATACGGCCAGCACCTTGTCCGCGACGCCCGCCGGCCACATCGTCTCTCGCGTCCACACCACTCCCCGGAGAAGCGACAGGGCGGGGAGGCGGGCACCGGTCAGGTCGGCCCCTTCGAAACCGGCGCCGCGGCAGTCCGCGTCGGTCAGGTCGGCCCCACGAAGCCGGGCGTGGGAGAAGTCCGCCGCTTCCAGGTGTGCTCCCGTCAGATCGGCGCCCGACAGATCCGCGCGGGCGCCGTGACAGGCGACCAGGTCGGCTCGCCTCGCCGATGCGTTCCTGAGCACCGCATCCTCGAAGACGGCAGCGTGGGCGCAGCAGCGGTCCAGGTCGGCGCCCGTGAGGTCCGCCCCGGTCAGATCGGCGCCGCCGAGGTCGGCGCCCGGCAAACTGGCACCCGAGAGGTCGGCGCGTACCAGCGTGGCTGCCGACAGATCCGCGTCCGCGAGAACGGCTCCCGCCAGTTGACGGCTTGTCAGGTCTGCTGCCGTGAGGCTGAGCGCACGCTGGGAGTACTCCCTCGGGACACCTCCGTCGAGCACCAACCGCGTGAGTTCACGCATCCTGACGTTGACCGCCGAGTCGGGGGCGTCCTCACCCTCGCTGTCGGGCGCACAAGGTGCGCCACCCGGGTCACGCTCCGGCTTGTTCATACGCATGACCCTACGCAACGCAAATCCACTGATCCCAGTGAATATCCTCGGGCGCGGTCCGCTGAGCGGAACCTTGCTTGTGTCCCCACCACGCCCCCGCGCAGGCTGTCCGGGACTCCCGTACCACGGGAGGTCGCCGAGCCAACCTCAAGGAGGTGCCCAATGACGTCACGTCCTGGACGCGGTACTCGTACGCAGCGCCTGACAAAAGCGCTGGCCGCTGCCGCCGTACCGGTGGCCGTCCTGGCACTGTCGACTCCCGCACACGCCGGGGCGCAAACGCTGCTGTACACGAACGGATTCGAGGGCAACCAGCTCAACACGTGGGACCACCCCACCGGTGGCGACGCCCAAGCCGGTTTCGAAGTCAACACCGGAACGGCCGACACCGGCCAGAACAACGGATGGCTCCGCGCCCGCCAGGGCTGGGCGCGTGAAGGGACGTGGGCCGGAATCGACGGCATCACGAGGAATTCGAACTGCACGGCCAGGATGTGGGTACGTCCGCTGGACAACACCGTGGAATTCGCCCTGCGGGTGTGGGACTCGAAGGGCAACAAGCTCGGCGAGACGGTCCCCCGGCTCTACCCCAGTACCTACTACCAGTCAGTTGCGACCCCGGCGTTTTCGCCCCAGGGAAACACCAACGTGTTCGTCGAGGCCGTCATCAGCTCGTACGACGGAACATACCGGACCGTGCGGATCGACGGCCTGGCCGTGGACTGCACCACCTGATCTCTGCGGCCCGTTGAGCCCGGTCAAGGTGCCGGAGCACGTGACGTGTGTCCGCCGAGCGAAAGGCCATGGGACGACAGGGTCCCCGTGCCTGGTCTCGGCGGACACACGTCACCGGCGGCACGAGCCGGGCCCGCGACCATCTCGACGGAATACGCAAGGTACTCCCCACCATTCGGCTGGCACATGCGATGTCGGCCCTTCACGCATAAATCCCGTCCGTTAACGTCGGCCGTGAAGGCAGGTCAAAGAAGTGCCTGCCGCATCGCATCCGATCGTGTGAGGCGTGTTTCCATGAGCGTGTCCCGTAACCAGATCCCCGGCACCGTCACCGCTGTCACCACGGGCGAGACCATGGCGTCGGCGAAGGTACGACTGGTCGGCGGGGGCCGGTGAACGTCTCCGTCATACTCACTGCCGCCGCGACGCCGACCGCTCCCGCGCTCGTCCTTCGTCCCTGGTGCTCGGACGACATTCCCGAGCTCATCGAGGCGTACAAGGATCCCGCTCTGCGCCGCGGGGCACGCTCCCCGCTGGACAGCGAGGACGACGTGCGGGGGTGGATGCGGATGCAGGAGCAGGGGTGGGAGGCGGGCGACCGCTTCGGCTTCGCCGTCCTCGAAGCCGCCCAGGACGCGGCGCCGCCACGGTTGGTGGGCAATGTGGCGCTCAAGGACGTCGGCGCCGGGGAGCCCCGCGGCGAGGTCGGCTACTGGACGGCAGCGGCGGCGCGTGGGCGCGGTGTGGCTCCGCGCGCCCTGGAGGCTCTCACGACCTGGGCGTTCGACACCTTCGCAGCCGGTGGTCTGGAGCGCCTCGAACTCCTGCATCAGATGGACAACCCGGCGTCGTGCCGCGTGGCGGAGAAGTGCGGGTACGCCTTCGACCGGATCCTGCCGTCGTGGCCGCCCACGTACCCGCTCGACGGACACCTGCACGTCAAGACCGCACCGACGCACGGCACTTCGGGTGAAGTACGAGCCGAATGACGGCGGTCCGGTCTCGACGGACGTACGAGTACCCGTATCGCTCCCCCGTCCGCCCCCTATCCGCGCAGGAAGCCGTCACCATGGGCGGCGATGTGGGTCTCCAGGGCGCTGAGCGCCTGCTGTGTCGCGTCGGGGGTGCCTGAGCCGCGCCGCTCCGCGTAGTAGGCCGCCCCGAGCTGCTTCAGCAGTTCGTTGCCCGCGCGTTGCTGTTGGACCTCGTCCACCTTCTGCTTCCCCTGGTTGAGGGCGGACTGGGCCTGTTCCTTGGCCCGGTCGAGGAATCCCGGCATGACAACCTCCGCGTTTGGTGTGGGCCCATTCTGCTTGCTGGGACGAGCCGCCCGCAGCAGGGCGCGCCGCTGTACCTGCTCATGGGCTTCGCCGTGGGCGGTCCCGATCGGCGCCCGGACCTGTCGGCGTGAGGGGACGGCCCTTCGTCCGTATCCTCGTGCGAAAGCCGGATCCGAGGAGGCTTCAGATGGGTTTCGACGACTTCACCGCACTGGTGGACTCTCCCGTGTACGTGGTGACCGCCTCGGCGGACGGGCGGCGGGCCGGGTGCCTGGTGGGATTCGCCGGGCAGTGCTCCTTGCGACCCGAGCGGTTCATCGCGTGGCTCTCCAAAGCCAACCACACCTTCCTGGTGGCCGAGCGGGCAACGGTCCTGGCGGTGCATCTCCTGCCCCAGGACCACGGCCTGGCCGTGCGGTTCGGCGCCCTGTGCGGGGCCGAAGTGGACAAGTTCGACGGCCTGGAGTGGACCGAAGGCCCGGACGGAACGCCGCTGTTGGCCGATGCCGTGGCCTGGTTCACCGGGCGGATCCTTGAGCGTTTCGACGGAGGCGACCACGTCGGCTTCCTCCTGGAGCCGCTGACCGTCGACAAGGCACACGACGGCAGACCGCTGTCCCTGCACCAGACGCTCGACATCACCGCCGGGCATCCCGCCTAGTGGACGAACCCCCGGTGACGCCCGATGCGCGAGCCGTCGGGGGTTAACCCCACCTGGCGTCGGGCGGTAGCAGGATCGTTCGAGGCGGCCGCTTCCGGAGAAGCTGGGACTCGGCACACACCGCCGTTTCCCGACGATTCCCCAGGAGTTGACTCGTGCGCGAGCAGGCATGGCAGAGGTTCCGTTCTTCCGGGCGGCAGCAAGGCGGTCGGCCCATAGCCGTGCCGGCCGCGGTCGCGGTGGCCGTGGGTGTCCTGACGATGGGTGCGCTGGCGCCGCCCGCGGCATCCGCCGCCGCCAGGCCGGACACCGTCCAGCAGGGCCTCGACGCCCTGGTGCGGTCCGATGGCCTGCCCGCGGCCCTGGCGAGCGTCAAGGACCTAGACGGGCACACCCGTACGTACACCGCGGGCGTCGGCGACGTGGCCACCGGGTCGAAGGTGCCTCGGGACGGTCAGGTGCGGATCGGCAGCAACACCAAGACGTTCACCGCGGTGGTCGTGCTGCAACTGGTCGCTGAGGGGAAGATCAGTCTCGACGCCTCGGTCGACACCTACCTGCCGGGCGTCGTACGCGGGGACGGGATCGACGGAAGCCGCATCACCGTCCGTGACATCCTGCGGCAGACCAGCGGACTTCCCAGCTACCTCGAGTACCTCGACGAGGAGATCCGGTACTACGAGCCCCGCGAGCTCCTCGACCTCGCGCTCCAGCACAAGGCGCACTTCGACCCCGGGAAGAAATGGGAATACAGCAACACGAACTACGTGCTGGCGGGCCTGATCGTCGAGAAGGTCACCCACCGCCCGCTCGCCGAGGAGATGGACCGGCGCATCATCCAGCGCATCGGGCTGCGCCACACCTACTTCCCCGCCCCGGGTGACGCGACCATCCGAGAACCCCACCCCCATGGCTACTACCGGGGTTCAGCGGACCAGCCTCTGCAGGACATGACGGAGATGGACCCCTCCTGGGCGTGGGCGGCGGGCCAGATCATCTCCACCAACTCCGACCTCAACCGGTTCTTCACGGCGCTGCTCGTCGACGGCCGCCTCCTCCCGAAAGCCCAACTGGCCGAGATGCGCACCACCGTTCGCGCCGGAGCCCCCTTCGCCGACGGGGCCCGATACGGGCTGGGGCTCGTGAGCACGCCGTTGTCGTGCGGCGGTGTCTACTGGGGTCACGGCGGCAGCATCCCCGGATACGAGACCCGGGGCGGAGTCACCGACAGGGGCCGCGCCGCCAACGTCGCGGTGACCGTCCAGCAGGACGACAAGACACCCATGAAGCATGTGGAGCGCGTCGTGGACACGGCCCTGTGCCGCTGAGCCACCCGGTGCCGGGCGGTGGAGGGGGCCCGCGGTAGAACCGCAGGCCCCCTGCTCCGACCTTGTGAGGGTGCCCCTGCGGACGGCACCCACCGTCACTCCGTGTCGAAGTCCGTCCCCCTGGAAACCTTCTCCCACTCCGCCAGTTCGGCCCGCACGGAGTCCAGGTGTGCCGTCAGGAAGTCGACCGCGTCGGCACCCAGGGCGAGGCGGAGTGGGGGGTTCTCGGCGGCCAGGGCCAGGCGGATGGCCGCTGCGGCCTTCGCCGGATCGCCGGGCTGGTCGCCATTGCCGCCCTGGACCATCTGCCGGGTCACGCCGACCTTCTCGGCGTACGCCGGGTTCTCCTCGGAGAAGTACGCCGCGCCCTTGCCGAACAGGTTGGTGCGGAACGCGCCCGGCTCCACGATCAGCACCTTGATGCCGAACGGTGTCACCTCGTCGGCCAGGGCCTCCGACAGTTGCTCCAGCGCCGCCTTGGTCGCGCTGTAGGCGGAGAACCCGGCGAAGGACAGCTGCCCGCCGAAGCTGCTGATGTTCACGATCGAGCCGCTGCCCCGCTCCCGCATCTGCGGCAGCAGCGCCCGGGTCAGCCGGGCCGGGCCGAACACATGCAGCTCAAACAGGTCGCGCAGCTCCTGGTCGGTGGTTTCCTCGAACGCCCCCACCTGGGTGCGGCCGGCGTTGTTCACCAGCACGTCCACCCTGCCGTAACGGGCCAGGACGTCGGCGGCCACCGCGTCGATCCGTTCGCCGTCGGTGACGTCCAGGCTGATCGCCTCGACGCGGTCGGGGTGCGCGGCGACCAGGTCGTCCAGCGCCTGCGTCCGCCGGGCCGTGCCGATCACCGTGTCGCCGGCGGATACCGCGGCCTCGGCGATGGCCCGCCCGAAGCCGCTGCTCGCACCGGTGACCAGCCAGACCTTGGCGCCGTTGCTCATCTTCCGCTCCCTCGTCAACTGCCGTTCGGGGCTACCCCGTCGACAGCCCTCATCCTTCGCCAGGAACGGGAGATGCGTCCAAGACCCGTTGTGATAGCCATGAGTTATGGATGTCCATGGAC encodes the following:
- a CDS encoding TetR family transcriptional regulator; its protein translation is MAWDTARTRQLLLDAAVEEFAEHGPQGARVARVATRAGVNKERIYQYFGSKEKLFVAVLESELQKLAAAVPLTAEQAADLGDYAGRVFDYHHTHPHFVRLLAWEGLLCQDRVAAECERTDHYAEKIATLTNAQRNGTLTDAVDPGELMRAVIALTTSWFTLPQLTRMLMTPAAKGSPEQQREALVTLVRRLTA
- a CDS encoding pentapeptide repeat-containing protein, which codes for MNKPERDPGGAPCAPDSEGEDAPDSAVNVRMRELTRLVLDGGVPREYSQRALSLTAADLTSRQLAGAVLADADLSAATLVRADLSGASLPGADLGGADLTGADLTGADLDRCCAHAAVFEDAVLRNASARRADLVACHGARADLSGADLTGAHLEAADFSHARLRGADLTDADCRGAGFEGADLTGARLPALSLLRGVVWTRETMWPAGVADKVLAVSQEAARGRFRILALPPDRAGRVHQ
- a CDS encoding GNAT family N-acetyltransferase, giving the protein MNVSVILTAAATPTAPALVLRPWCSDDIPELIEAYKDPALRRGARSPLDSEDDVRGWMRMQEQGWEAGDRFGFAVLEAAQDAAPPRLVGNVALKDVGAGEPRGEVGYWTAAAARGRGVAPRALEALTTWAFDTFAAGGLERLELLHQMDNPASCRVAEKCGYAFDRILPSWPPTYPLDGHLHVKTAPTHGTSGEVRAE
- a CDS encoding flavin reductase family protein; its protein translation is MGFDDFTALVDSPVYVVTASADGRRAGCLVGFAGQCSLRPERFIAWLSKANHTFLVAERATVLAVHLLPQDHGLAVRFGALCGAEVDKFDGLEWTEGPDGTPLLADAVAWFTGRILERFDGGDHVGFLLEPLTVDKAHDGRPLSLHQTLDITAGHPA
- a CDS encoding serine hydrolase, whose amino-acid sequence is MPAAVAVAVGVLTMGALAPPAASAAARPDTVQQGLDALVRSDGLPAALASVKDLDGHTRTYTAGVGDVATGSKVPRDGQVRIGSNTKTFTAVVVLQLVAEGKISLDASVDTYLPGVVRGDGIDGSRITVRDILRQTSGLPSYLEYLDEEIRYYEPRELLDLALQHKAHFDPGKKWEYSNTNYVLAGLIVEKVTHRPLAEEMDRRIIQRIGLRHTYFPAPGDATIREPHPHGYYRGSADQPLQDMTEMDPSWAWAAGQIISTNSDLNRFFTALLVDGRLLPKAQLAEMRTTVRAGAPFADGARYGLGLVSTPLSCGGVYWGHGGSIPGYETRGGVTDRGRAANVAVTVQQDDKTPMKHVERVVDTALCR
- a CDS encoding oxidoreductase, which codes for MSNGAKVWLVTGASSGFGRAIAEAAVSAGDTVIGTARRTQALDDLVAAHPDRVEAISLDVTDGERIDAVAADVLARYGRVDVLVNNAGRTQVGAFEETTDQELRDLFELHVFGPARLTRALLPQMRERGSGSIVNISSFGGQLSFAGFSAYSATKAALEQLSEALADEVTPFGIKVLIVEPGAFRTNLFGKGAAYFSEENPAYAEKVGVTRQMVQGGNGDQPGDPAKAAAAIRLALAAENPPLRLALGADAVDFLTAHLDSVRAELAEWEKVSRGTDFDTE